ATCAATTACAGGATTACCAAATTCATCAATCGTCACAAAACTCGGTGCCAGTTCATAAAACTTAAAACCACCACCACCTTTCCAATCAACCGCTTTACTGATACCACCTTGATCCGAACCATCTATAACTTTAGCCAAACGCACCTTGCAATGTGTATAGGCATGTTCTCCCATTTCAATACCGATATACTTTCGCCCCATCTTGTGCGCCACCGCAGCAGTAGTGCCGGATCCAAGGAAAGAGTCAAGGACGAAATCACATTCATTTGATCCGAGCTGAATAATTCTTTGCATCAATTTTTCTGGTTTTGGTGTTACAAATACATCCTCCCCAAACAAAGATTTAATTTCCTTTTTAGCGTCTTGATTATGCCCAACTTCTTGATATGTCCACAACGTCATTGCAACAATACCATCTCTGACCTCGGAAAGAAATTTTTTCACAGAAGGGATAGCATGACCGTTTGGGCCAAACCAAATTCTATTATCCTCTAACATTTCTTGAAAACGTATTTTGGTATATAACCAACATCTACCATCTGGTGGTAATACTTTTCTTCCAGAAGGCGTGGTTATTTCATAGACTTTTTCTGCAACTCTTGGACCAACTGAACAATCACTGCTTTTCCAAACCCCTCGTGGGTCATTATCTGGGTTTGAATATCGATCATTTGCTTCTTCACTTCTTGGTAATTTATTTAATGAATAAGCCGGTATTTTATTTTTAGCATACACAAGGATAGTGTCATGACTTCTTGAAAGGGTCTTTTTTAAATTAATTGGGGAATAAGCTCTTTGCCATATTACTTCATCTATAAAGTTATTTCTTCCAAACACTTCATCACAAAGCACTTTTAAATAATGACTCTCATCTGCGTCAATCGAAATCCAAATACTCCCATCATCTCTCAAAAGCATACGCAAGAGCTCCAATCTTGGCTTCATGAGGGAGAGCCAAGTAGAATGTTCAACACTATCGTCATAGTGCTCAAAGGCATTGCCGGTATTATATGGTGGATCAATATAGATGCACTTTATTTTCCCTTCGTATTCTGGGAGGAGCGCTTTAAGTGCCAGCAGGTTATCGCCGTGTATAATCATATTATCGGTTTTAGGGTCGCCATATGACAAGTCTGGCTTTTCTTCTAAAATCCGCGGTTCAATATTGGCAATATCATACTCGGAATTATTTTTCCCGATCCAAGTGAGTTCTAGTTTTTGTCTATTATTACTCATAAGCTCCCCTTTATTTAAACAACCTTCCAGCGAATGCTAAAAAGTTCTTCCAAATGAGTTCTTTGCTTAAGCTGGGCTTCCACTCGCTGTATTAATTTTTCCTTCCTATCATCTACTTCATCCTGAGCATCATAGAGTTTCTTGCGCATTTCATTGCGCTTCTTTTCCATATCCTTTATCTGACGCTGCACCTTTACCTTTTCTTCAAGTTCGACTATTTTCTTCGCGTTTGTTTTAGCAGTTTTGATATCAATATCCAATTTTTTCAAGTCAAGCTCAAGCGCCTTCTTCATATCGTCAGCCCATTTGTCTAACTTATCTACCTCATCATCAAAAAACTCACTATTCCGTTCAGCACTACGAGAAGATATTAGATTTATTGTTTCTTGCTCTATATTATCGAGTTTCTTTTTTTCATTATCAGCAACTATTATTTTATCATTTTGTATCTGCCCAGCGAGAGAAAACAGTTTCTTTGCTATATCCTGCTCAATAGCATCTCCTTTTTCATCGAAAGCGGAAATTAACACATGATCTTCCGCCTCAAGCGCTTCAATAGTGTAATTGCTCACTTTCATGAATCCACTTTTTCCTATAAGCGGCTTTAATACCGATATTATGCTCGGATTATTAGAATAATCAAAAACTAACTCCACCCCATCTGCATGCTTTTTCTTAACCTCATTAAGAATATCTTGTGCTAACGGATGCCCGGGACGATAAATATGAGCATCTTCAATATTCTTGCCTATGCGGTATGGGCCGCGATGGATATCCGCATTAGAAAAAGGATTACTTTTAAGCATAAAAGAATACTCGTGTTCAGCAAAATCAGCATTATCGCCAAGATAGAACCGAGTTATATCCCATAACCAGCGCTCATAACAGTCCAGGTATGATTGACTTTCCTTGATATTAACTTTCAGCTTCTCATGCACTTCAGAATCAAAATTCTCTAAAAGTTTTTGACGGGTGTCTCTTAAGCTATCTGTAATGCTTTCGTCCATTTCATTTTGAAGCGCATCAAACGCAGTATTAATCTCATCTTCCGTGCGGCATGATTGATAGATTGCAGCAATACGCTTCTCAAAGTCAACGCCGGATTCGATACTTCCCAACACTTCATCACTTGCTCCAAATACACCCTTAAAGAGGCTAAATTTTTCATCCAGAAGTTCATAGACCCTCTGATCAGCGGCATTCTTGCGATTGACAAAATTAATTACAACAACATCGTACTTTTGTCCGTACCTATGACAACGACCGATTCGCTGTTCGATGCGCTGGGGATTCCACGGCAGGTCATAATTGATGACTAACGAGCAAAATTGAAGATTAACCCCCTCGGCGCCTGCTTCAGTGGCAATCATAATTTCAGCTTCATCCTTAAAATAATCTATGATGGCGGCTCGTTTATCGGCAGTCTTTGAACCAGTAATTTTATCAGTATTTTTATGCTTCTTGAACCAAGCCTCATATATCGCCTTAGATTTATCATCATTATTTGAGCCGTTAAAAAGGACAATTTTATTTTCATATCCATTCTTCGAAAGCAGGTTCAAGAGGAAGTCCTGAGTAATCCGTGATTCAGTGAAAATAATCGCCTTCTTCTTAGCTCCCAGTTCTGCCGCCATTTCAAAACCTTTTTTTATAACAATTAGCAAGGCGTCGCCCTTTGAATTCTTCCAAATCTTTTTTGCCAAGTCACGATAATTTTCAAGCTCAACCTTTTCTTGCTTCATTAAGATGACATCTTCTTTCGTATAAACTACTTTCTTCTGAGTTGTCTCCTCACCATCTTCTTCTTCATCACTCCACTCATCAGAAAGCTCATCGTAGTTTTCGAAATCTTCACTAAGCCCTTCAATTCCGGACTCTTTTTCAGCTATCTGCTTCTCGGCCTTTTCGATAAGCTTTGTTAGTCTATACGTAATGCTGTTGAGCGTACTTGCAATTGCAAACGAAGAAGATGCTAATAACTTTCGTAAAATTAGAGTAATTAACTGTCGCTGACTTGACGGGAGCGCAAAGAGCCTGGGTTTCTGAAGATATCCGGACATGCCATTATAAAGTTCTATCTCTTGTTCTGTTGGTATATAGTCCTGCGTTAGTGGAATACGCTTTGTGTATTTTATATATTCGAGTACCTGGCGGCGAAGCGTACGCGTGCAAATTGGCTTTAAACGATTGCGCAAATCCGTAAACATTTCCTGCCTGGGCTCAACCAAGCCGAGCTCGCTTTCAAATACATCTTGCTCTTTTGAGACCTTAGAATAATTAACCTTAAAACTTGTCAGATCCCCAAATACATGATCATCAATTACGCTGACGAGACCGTACAGCTCAAGTAAAGAATTCTGTAACGGGGTTGCTGTAAGTAATATTTTGGGAGTATCGCTTAAAGCATTTTTTATTTCACGCGCGATCTTATTACTCGTTTTATAAACATTGCGCAAATGATGCGCTTCATCAATAACAACTAAATCCCATTTTGTCTGTTTGATGTATGGGGATTTTGTCCGGGCAAAATGATATGAACTTATAACAATCGCGTCTTCTCGATCAAAAGGATTTAGATTGCCGTCCTTGACATATTGATTAAATGTTTT
The sequence above is a segment of the Syntrophales bacterium genome. Coding sequences within it:
- a CDS encoding site-specific DNA-methyltransferase; its protein translation is MSNNRQKLELTWIGKNNSEYDIANIEPRILEEKPDLSYGDPKTDNMIIHGDNLLALKALLPEYEGKIKCIYIDPPYNTGNAFEHYDDSVEHSTWLSLMKPRLELLRMLLRDDGSIWISIDADESHYLKVLCDEVFGRNNFIDEVIWQRAYSPINLKKTLSRSHDTILVYAKNKIPAYSLNKLPRSEEANDRYSNPDNDPRGVWKSSDCSVGPRVAEKVYEITTPSGRKVLPPDGRCWLYTKIRFQEMLEDNRIWFGPNGHAIPSVKKFLSEVRDGIVAMTLWTYQEVGHNQDAKKEIKSLFGEDVFVTPKPEKLMQRIIQLGSNECDFVLDSFLGSGTTAAVAHKMGRKYIGIEMGEHAYTHCKVRLAKVIDGSDQGGISKAVDWKGGGGFKFYELAPSFVTIDEFGNPVIDSFYNDIKLIRAMCKLMNYTFSPSSSDYWKHGKGQGNNSIYVTTQMLSVAMVQQIVSHLRTNETLLICPKKYEPGCEKVDNRITIKKIPQSILKACQFGKKEYLLPIKDRAIEEIDEEELTDGEE
- a CDS encoding SNF2-related protein, whose product is MITDYHAKYFAYELTKRCASDSLEKLSSTLSNAQVDLNPHQIEAALFAFRSPLSKGAILADEVGLGKTIEAALVISQKWAERKRKILLIVPSSLRKQWNAELQEKFFLPSIILETKTFNQYVKDGNLNPFDREDAIVISSYHFARTKSPYIKQTKWDLVVIDEAHHLRNVYKTSNKIAREIKNALSDTPKILLTATPLQNSLLELYGLVSVIDDHVFGDLTSFKVNYSKVSKEQDVFESELGLVEPRQEMFTDLRNRLKPICTRTLRRQVLEYIKYTKRIPLTQDYIPTEQEIELYNGMSGYLQKPRLFALPSSQRQLITLILRKLLASSSFAIASTLNSITYRLTKLIEKAEKQIAEKESGIEGLSEDFENYDELSDEWSDEEEDGEETTQKKVVYTKEDVILMKQEKVELENYRDLAKKIWKNSKGDALLIVIKKGFEMAAELGAKKKAIIFTESRITQDFLLNLLSKNGYENKIVLFNGSNNDDKSKAIYEAWFKKHKNTDKITGSKTADKRAAIIDYFKDEAEIMIATEAGAEGVNLQFCSLVINYDLPWNPQRIEQRIGRCHRYGQKYDVVVINFVNRKNAADQRVYELLDEKFSLFKGVFGASDEVLGSIESGVDFEKRIAAIYQSCRTEDEINTAFDALQNEMDESITDSLRDTRQKLLENFDSEVHEKLKVNIKESQSYLDCYERWLWDITRFYLGDNADFAEHEYSFMLKSNPFSNADIHRGPYRIGKNIEDAHIYRPGHPLAQDILNEVKKKHADGVELVFDYSNNPSIISVLKPLIGKSGFMKVSNYTIEALEAEDHVLISAFDEKGDAIEQDIAKKLFSLAGQIQNDKIIVADNEKKKLDNIEQETINLISSRSAERNSEFFDDEVDKLDKWADDMKKALELDLKKLDIDIKTAKTNAKKIVELEEKVKVQRQIKDMEKKRNEMRKKLYDAQDEVDDRKEKLIQRVEAQLKQRTHLEELFSIRWKVV